The Miscanthus floridulus cultivar M001 chromosome 7, ASM1932011v1, whole genome shotgun sequence genome includes a region encoding these proteins:
- the LOC136463599 gene encoding protein AUXIN-REGULATED GENE INVOLVED IN ORGAN SIZE-like, with amino-acid sequence MPSSQTSPPVGRPTARGWHKHDDPSTPRGFCAKYFSVESCLLLALVTVLLLVLPLVLPPLPPPPLAVLLVPVAMLAVLLVLALMPAVGGDRNEVVDAASYL; translated from the coding sequence ATGCCGTCGTCGCAGACATCGCCGCCGGTCGGGAGGCCGACTGCTCGCGGCTGGCACAAGCACGATGACCCAAGCACGCCGAGGGGCTTCTGCGCCAAGTACTTCTCCGTGGAGTCGTGCCTCCTGCTCGCCCTCGTCAccgtgctgctgctggtgctccCGCTCGTCCTGCCACCGCTCCCGCCGCCTCCGTTGGCGGTGCTGCTCGTGCCGGTCGCGATGCTGGCGGTGCTGCTCGTGCTCGCGCTCATGCCGGCGGTGGGAGGGGACCGGAACGAGGTCGTGGACGCGGCATCGTACTTGTAG